In one Deltaproteobacteria bacterium genomic region, the following are encoded:
- the aspS gene encoding aspartate--tRNA ligase: MNDGAKDVGLEDWQRSHFAGTLGATDEGRTVTVMGWVNSRRDHGGVVFIDLRDRSGIVQLVFNPERSPVAHAVAEQVRSEFVLAVRGTIARRSADTVNPNLPTGEVEIVASEARILNRARPIPFAIDDDAGVAEATRLKYRYLDLRRPEMQQNLMLRHRLNKVIRDYLDAQGFLELETPVLGRSTPEGSRDYLVPSRVNPGTFYALAQSPQLYKQLFMVSGFDRYYQLARCFRDEDLRADRQPEFTQLDLEMSFVRQDDILRVVEGMLVEVFALRGIVVPNPIPRLSYADAIGRFGSDKPDLRFGLELVDISALVRTVEFKVFRDTVERGGIVKAIRVPDGSRLSRKDLDGMPEIVAPYGAKGVAWVKLNADGWQSPIAKFFTPEQRRAIEEACAAIVGDVVLFVADSPRVVNDSLGCLRLHLANLLGLIAADRFAFVWVTDFPLFEHSAEKRLVSVNHPFTAPREDELERLSDAPETIRAQAYDVVLNGTELGGGSIRIHRPEVQARVFEVLGMSETEARDRFGFLLDALALGAPPHGGLALGVDRLCMLLCGVDSIRDVIAFPKTQRAACLMTEAPSVVDPRQLRELGLRLA; encoded by the coding sequence ATGAACGACGGAGCAAAAGACGTGGGACTCGAAGATTGGCAGCGCAGCCACTTCGCGGGCACGCTGGGTGCGACGGACGAGGGACGCACTGTTACGGTCATGGGCTGGGTGAACTCGCGCCGCGATCACGGCGGTGTCGTCTTCATCGATCTGCGCGACCGCTCCGGTATCGTGCAACTCGTGTTCAATCCCGAGCGCAGCCCGGTGGCGCATGCCGTGGCGGAACAGGTGCGTAGCGAGTTTGTGCTGGCGGTGCGCGGAACCATCGCCCGCCGCTCAGCGGACACCGTGAATCCCAACCTGCCGACCGGCGAGGTCGAGATCGTCGCCAGCGAGGCGCGCATTTTGAATCGCGCGCGTCCGATCCCGTTCGCCATCGACGACGACGCGGGCGTGGCTGAAGCGACACGATTGAAGTACCGCTACCTCGATTTGCGCCGGCCCGAGATGCAGCAGAACCTGATGCTGCGCCACCGCCTCAACAAAGTGATTCGCGATTACCTCGATGCCCAGGGCTTCCTCGAACTCGAAACGCCGGTGTTGGGGCGCAGCACGCCGGAGGGTTCACGCGACTATCTGGTGCCGAGCCGCGTCAACCCCGGCACGTTCTACGCCCTGGCGCAGTCGCCGCAGTTGTACAAGCAATTGTTCATGGTGAGCGGCTTCGATCGCTACTACCAATTGGCGCGCTGCTTCCGCGACGAAGATTTGCGTGCGGATCGCCAACCCGAGTTTACGCAGCTCGATCTCGAGATGTCGTTCGTCCGGCAAGACGACATCCTGCGCGTCGTCGAAGGGATGCTAGTGGAGGTCTTTGCCTTGCGCGGCATCGTGGTGCCGAATCCGATTCCCCGCCTGAGCTACGCGGATGCGATCGGCCGCTTCGGCAGCGACAAACCCGATCTGCGCTTCGGACTCGAACTGGTCGATATCTCCGCCCTGGTGCGCACGGTCGAGTTCAAAGTGTTCCGCGATACGGTCGAGCGTGGCGGCATCGTCAAGGCGATTCGTGTGCCCGATGGCAGTCGCCTGTCGCGCAAGGATCTCGATGGGATGCCGGAGATCGTCGCTCCCTACGGCGCCAAAGGCGTAGCGTGGGTGAAGCTGAACGCCGACGGCTGGCAGTCGCCGATCGCGAAGTTCTTCACTCCCGAGCAGCGCCGCGCCATCGAGGAGGCGTGCGCTGCCATCGTCGGCGACGTGGTGTTGTTCGTCGCGGATTCGCCGCGGGTCGTCAACGACTCGCTCGGGTGTCTTCGTTTGCATCTCGCGAACCTGTTGGGTCTCATCGCGGCCGATCGCTTTGCGTTCGTGTGGGTCACCGACTTCCCACTGTTCGAGCACTCCGCGGAGAAGCGGCTGGTTTCTGTCAACCATCCGTTCACGGCACCGCGCGAAGACGAGCTGGAGCGATTGTCCGACGCGCCCGAGACCATCCGCGCGCAAGCGTACGATGTCGTACTCAACGGCACCGAACTCGGTGGCGGCAGCATTCGTATCCATCGGCCGGAGGTGCAGGCGCGCGTGTTCGAGGTTCTCGGAATGAGTGAAACGGAAGCGCGCGACAGATTCGGTTTTTTGCTCGACGCGCTGGCGTTGGGGGCGCCACCGCACGGTGGACTCGCGCTCGGTGTGGACCGGCTCTGCATGCTGCTGTGCGGCGTCGACTCGATCCGCGATGTGATCGCATTCCCCAAGACGCAGCGCGCCGCGTGCTTGATGACCGAGGCGCCCAGCGTGGTCGATCCGCGGCAGCTCCGTGAACTCGGCCTGAGGCTGGCATGA
- a CDS encoding histidine--tRNA ligase produces MKFPSVKGFRDVLPDESARWSWLEAQARAVFQRYNVTEVRLPIVERTSLFSRSIGDTTDIVEKEMYTFSDRDGTALSLRPEGTASVVRAYVEHAVAQREPVSKWFYLGPMFRRERPQKGRTRQFSQIGVEVIGRDDAAADAEVLLLLSDLLGAMHVTGVELQINSLGCGQCRPAYRELLAAYGAARREQLCENCTRRLERNPLRLLDCKVPTCQAATADAPMMLDHLCAACAAHFSAVRALVDREGVAVVVNPRIVRGLDYYNRTAFEVLAPGLGAQNAIGAGGRYDGLVKEIGGPDVGGIGFALGMERLTMVLPEMSVATPPAVFICPVGAAAESDAMHLAHRLRTDGGLAVEIDAAGKSLKSQMRRADKSGARFALIIGEDELARQAATVRDMVAKRDYPSALPLTVSVDELQATLARLSERAGDPA; encoded by the coding sequence ATGAAATTCCCTTCCGTGAAAGGATTTCGCGACGTCCTGCCGGACGAAAGCGCCCGCTGGTCGTGGCTCGAAGCGCAAGCGCGTGCCGTCTTCCAGCGATACAACGTGACCGAAGTTCGTCTTCCCATCGTCGAGCGCACCAGCCTGTTCAGTCGTTCTATAGGTGATACGACCGACATCGTCGAGAAAGAAATGTACACATTCTCAGATCGCGATGGGACCGCGCTGTCGTTACGGCCCGAAGGGACGGCGTCGGTCGTGCGCGCGTATGTCGAACACGCCGTCGCGCAACGCGAGCCGGTGTCGAAATGGTTCTACCTCGGCCCGATGTTTCGTCGCGAGCGGCCGCAGAAGGGCCGTACGCGTCAGTTCTCCCAAATTGGCGTCGAAGTGATCGGGCGCGATGACGCCGCCGCCGATGCCGAGGTGCTACTGCTGCTCAGCGACTTGCTGGGTGCGATGCACGTGACCGGCGTCGAGCTGCAGATCAATTCCCTCGGCTGCGGGCAGTGTCGCCCGGCGTACCGTGAGCTGTTGGCCGCATACGGCGCGGCGCGCCGCGAACAGCTGTGCGAGAATTGCACGCGGCGGCTCGAACGCAATCCGCTGCGCCTGCTCGATTGTAAGGTACCGACGTGTCAGGCCGCGACCGCCGATGCGCCGATGATGCTCGATCATCTGTGCGCAGCGTGCGCCGCGCACTTTAGCGCGGTGCGCGCGCTGGTGGATCGCGAAGGTGTGGCGGTGGTCGTCAACCCGCGCATCGTGCGCGGCCTCGACTACTACAACCGCACCGCATTCGAGGTGCTGGCGCCGGGGCTCGGCGCGCAGAACGCGATCGGGGCCGGCGGGCGCTATGACGGGTTGGTGAAAGAAATTGGCGGGCCGGACGTCGGCGGCATCGGCTTCGCGCTCGGCATGGAGCGGCTGACGATGGTGCTGCCCGAGATGAGCGTTGCCACGCCTCCGGCGGTGTTCATCTGCCCGGTCGGCGCCGCGGCGGAGTCCGATGCGATGCACCTGGCGCATCGCTTGCGCACCGACGGCGGCCTCGCCGTCGAGATCGACGCGGCTGGCAAAAGCTTGAAGAGCCAAATGCGTCGCGCCGACAAGAGCGGCGCGCGTTTCGCGTTGATCATTGGTGAAGACGAATTGGCGCGCCAGGCCGCGACGGTCCGCGACATGGTAGCGAAGCGCGACTATCCCAGCGCGCTGCCGTTGACGGTATCGGTCGACGAGTTGCAAGCCACGCTGGCGCGGCTGAGCGAGCGCGCGGGTGATCCGGCATGA
- a CDS encoding YncE family protein yields the protein MKLARSWVCASVSVVLAVVALVNEPAEANDCIYVGGQKGISVIDAQTRSVVAMIPEPVIGTIAIDHARLRAYAASDSILEVDLQTNTVTATIPFPCGVFPGFQVVVSPDGSHLYILGYDISGESKLVAADIRTGTAYSPPVNLHANNGEPLMDITPDGKFLYVARPPFGVSVVDTATFTIAAEVSGFPRGAFAYSVVITPDGTRAYTIDGGNLVSVIDTATNAVIDRIRMMNCRGGNCGTYSLAVSPDSRYVYAVNYTDESIGAIDTLTNTELYTSPYPRSLADPTAHGAVAMHPVFMAVSPDGQTLAVTHDYFDSVRDFNLLRPNFLWIVHAYTHKVEFSDSPNPVFFSRALAIASVPGGCAGAPIACVGDCDGLGTVTVDELVEGVAMALGEQSVATCAALDANRDDAVTVDELIRAVHNALNGCTVETPTPIPVPVCPSLTPTQTRMPTPTATYCNGCPPSPTPTRTFPP from the coding sequence ATGAAACTCGCGCGATCTTGGGTGTGCGCGAGCGTATCGGTCGTGCTCGCAGTCGTCGCGTTGGTAAACGAACCAGCAGAGGCCAACGACTGCATCTACGTTGGCGGGCAAAAGGGAATCAGTGTCATCGACGCGCAGACAAGGTCGGTGGTCGCGATGATTCCGGAGCCGGTAATCGGTACGATTGCGATTGACCATGCACGATTGCGGGCGTACGCGGCCAGCGATTCCATCCTGGAGGTGGACCTGCAAACGAACACCGTCACTGCGACTATTCCTTTTCCATGCGGTGTCTTCCCCGGCTTTCAAGTTGTCGTGAGCCCAGACGGTTCGCACCTATACATCCTCGGGTACGACATATCAGGGGAGAGTAAATTGGTAGCAGCCGATATCAGAACCGGTACGGCTTACTCGCCGCCCGTGAACCTGCACGCAAACAATGGCGAGCCGTTGATGGACATCACTCCGGATGGCAAGTTCCTCTACGTGGCCCGCCCGCCCTTCGGCGTGAGCGTTGTCGACACTGCGACATTCACCATCGCTGCCGAGGTTTCAGGGTTTCCGCGGGGGGCGTTTGCGTACTCGGTGGTCATCACCCCGGACGGCACGCGGGCCTACACTATCGACGGCGGCAATCTGGTGTCGGTCATCGATACCGCGACCAACGCAGTGATCGACCGCATCAGAATGATGAATTGCCGAGGGGGCAACTGCGGCACCTACAGCCTCGCCGTGAGCCCGGATAGCCGCTACGTCTACGCCGTCAACTACACCGACGAAAGCATTGGCGCGATCGATACGCTCACCAACACCGAGCTGTACACGTCGCCGTACCCGAGAAGCCTTGCGGACCCGACCGCCCACGGCGCGGTGGCGATGCACCCGGTCTTCATGGCCGTCTCGCCGGACGGGCAGACACTTGCGGTAACCCACGACTACTTCGACAGCGTCCGCGACTTCAACCTGTTACGACCGAATTTCCTGTGGATCGTCCATGCATATACCCACAAGGTAGAGTTCTCGGATTCGCCCAACCCCGTCTTCTTCTCGCGCGCATTGGCGATCGCCTCGGTGCCGGGCGGCTGTGCCGGCGCGCCAATCGCGTGCGTCGGCGATTGCGATGGCTTGGGTACGGTCACCGTCGATGAACTTGTAGAAGGGGTGGCAATGGCTCTCGGCGAACAGTCCGTTGCGACGTGCGCAGCTCTTGACGCGAATCGCGATGACGCCGTCACCGTCGACGAGTTGATCCGCGCCGTACACAACGCGCTGAATGGATGTACGGTTGAAACACCAACGCCTATACCGGTCCCGGTGTGCCCTTCACTCACGCCGACGCAGACGCGCATGCCGACTCCGACCGCAACGTACTGCAACGGCTGTCCGCCGAGCCCCACGCCGACCCGCACCTTTCCGCCGTGA
- a CDS encoding LytTR family transcriptional regulator DNA-binding domain-containing protein gives MKLDDAAVRTNIRANIPTMIRTLLVDDEKLARDRLASFLKSVPDVEVVGQAKNGVEAVRMIEESDPQMVLLDVQMPGLDGFGVLRSITKAPQIVFATAFDEYAIRAFDVHAVDYLLKPITRARLEQAVGRVRDRLAAQAPAPQLRAIIDLLAKREPRYAAQVPVHKGKQIVIVAVEDVLWFEVEYRLVYTHVDGSRYMTNFTLKELEERLDPEVFFRAHKSRLVNLRKVKAIVPWFGGRFKLVMRDQTGSEVELSRAQARTLRARMKW, from the coding sequence GTGAAGCTTGATGATGCCGCGGTTCGCACCAATATCCGCGCCAATATTCCTACAATGATCCGCACGCTGTTGGTCGACGACGAAAAATTGGCCCGCGACCGGCTCGCTTCCTTTCTCAAAAGCGTTCCTGATGTCGAGGTGGTTGGGCAGGCCAAGAACGGCGTCGAAGCCGTTCGCATGATCGAGGAGTCCGATCCTCAGATGGTGTTGCTCGACGTGCAAATGCCAGGGCTCGACGGCTTCGGCGTGTTGCGCAGCATCACCAAGGCGCCGCAGATCGTCTTTGCCACCGCCTTCGACGAATACGCGATCCGCGCCTTCGATGTGCACGCGGTCGACTACTTGCTCAAGCCGATCACTCGCGCGCGGCTGGAGCAGGCCGTGGGTCGCGTGCGCGATCGTTTGGCGGCGCAGGCGCCGGCGCCGCAGCTGCGCGCCATCATCGACTTGCTCGCAAAGCGGGAGCCGCGCTACGCGGCGCAGGTGCCCGTGCACAAGGGCAAGCAGATCGTCATCGTCGCGGTCGAGGATGTCCTGTGGTTCGAAGTGGAGTATCGCCTGGTCTATACGCACGTCGACGGCAGTCGGTACATGACCAACTTCACGCTCAAGGAGCTCGAAGAGCGCCTCGATCCCGAGGTGTTTTTCCGCGCCCACAAATCGCGGCTGGTCAACTTGCGCAAAGTGAAGGCGATCGTTCCGTGGTTCGGCGGGCGCTTCAAGCTGGTGATGCGAGATCAAACCGGTTCGGAGGTCGAGCTGAGCCGGGCGCAGGCGCGCACGCTGCGCGCGCGGATGAAGTGGTGA
- a CDS encoding histidine kinase yields the protein MSLSSRPEPAMNAARSEGRRSDPTMASGNPFRQQFGFVYGTGLAFGLHLGLLHLYLFRSPGALATFLVSTLIFSTVTLMLWKWMLPRFATVPRGWRLMAQLAACALVFMVLSVVVTEAHAAIVGGSSIFFYPYTGSEVTVTIPAAALRGAPLMYTLIPIVPTALMCVVGFNQHWWRILTLENRERELRESAVTAQLAALRAQLNPHFFFNSLNSIAQLISTDPAKAEVCVERLAEIFRYMLRRGHSEFVSLQEELEIAEAYLEIERARFGDDLTVEEQIDERARRIPLPELILQPLVENAVKHGISRKIGGGRVRIEAAFDNGDLRLTVADTGAGIPAGRDIFDSGVGLKSVRDRLQRHYGPTYAPVVQSANGRGTTVTLRIPLPTGAGEA from the coding sequence ATGTCGCTGAGTAGCCGCCCCGAACCTGCTATGAACGCGGCGCGCAGTGAAGGACGGCGCAGCGATCCGACCATGGCATCGGGCAATCCATTTCGGCAACAGTTCGGCTTCGTGTACGGCACCGGCCTGGCGTTCGGGTTGCACCTCGGGCTGCTGCATCTCTATCTGTTCCGCTCCCCCGGCGCGCTGGCGACCTTTCTCGTCAGTACGCTGATTTTCTCGACCGTCACGCTGATGCTGTGGAAGTGGATGCTGCCGCGCTTCGCCACCGTGCCGCGCGGCTGGCGGCTGATGGCGCAGTTGGCCGCCTGCGCGTTGGTGTTCATGGTCCTGTCGGTGGTGGTGACGGAAGCGCACGCCGCCATCGTCGGCGGGTCGTCGATTTTCTTCTATCCGTACACCGGGAGCGAGGTGACGGTGACCATTCCGGCCGCGGCACTGCGCGGGGCGCCCCTGATGTACACGCTGATTCCGATCGTCCCAACGGCGCTCATGTGCGTGGTGGGCTTCAATCAACATTGGTGGCGCATCCTCACGCTCGAAAATCGCGAACGCGAACTGCGCGAATCGGCGGTCACGGCGCAATTGGCCGCGCTGCGCGCACAACTCAATCCGCATTTCTTCTTCAATAGCCTGAATTCGATAGCGCAGTTGATCTCGACCGATCCGGCAAAGGCGGAGGTCTGCGTGGAACGGTTGGCGGAAATCTTTCGCTACATGTTGCGTCGCGGCCATTCCGAGTTCGTCTCGCTGCAAGAAGAGTTGGAGATCGCCGAAGCCTACTTGGAAATCGAACGCGCGCGATTCGGTGACGACCTCACCGTGGAGGAACAAATTGACGAGCGCGCGCGGCGCATCCCGTTGCCCGAATTGATTCTCCAACCGCTGGTGGAAAACGCGGTCAAGCACGGCATCTCGCGTAAGATCGGCGGCGGGCGAGTGCGGATTGAAGCCGCGTTCGACAACGGCGATCTCCGGCTCACGGTGGCGGACACCGGTGCGGGGATTCCCGCTGGTCGCGATATCTTCGATAGCGGAGTCGGACTGAAGAGCGTCCGCGACCGCTTGCAGCGCCACTACGGCCCGACCTACGCTCCGGTCGTACAGAGCGCGAACGGGCGAGGGACCACGGTGACGCTGCGTATCCCGTTGCCTACCGGAGCCGGTGAAGCTTGA
- a CDS encoding acyltransferase, whose translation MPAIPRELEAARPAGIRPSSVYVPEIESLRGVAITLVMLYHLDMLMAGGQERLLGTTVSPLSAFVHAGHTGVSLFFVLSAFLLSQPFLREAAGEAPVNRRNYCTRRALRILPLYWATVFTASVLCAPQPVAVLRGLPHLAFVDLAPGFANPLWPYSAVWWSLSTEVQFYVLLPLLPYAVRSRTGRLWGAALIVTYAAAYLAFAARYVTLPSVALQVWLTHSLFGRASLFALGIVAAWYSARYGLRAREWCAQRPWMRYGGADFALLATLLGLGCLLAWVTSVGYPRAESTYHVWHALEGALWTVCLLLLLHTPVRLKPLLSNPILRTVGTLSYSIYMVHYPFLDLSVNALQHSRFGPLLEWNTRTSAIAAFLAIGVLVLSTATYCTIERPFLVRKARIDR comes from the coding sequence ATGCCAGCCATACCGCGGGAGCTTGAAGCGGCACGGCCGGCGGGTATCCGACCGTCTTCGGTCTACGTTCCAGAGATCGAATCGCTGCGCGGGGTCGCCATCACCTTGGTGATGCTTTACCACCTCGACATGCTGATGGCCGGCGGCCAGGAGCGCCTGCTTGGAACAACCGTCTCGCCGCTGTCCGCGTTTGTGCACGCCGGGCACACAGGGGTCAGCCTCTTCTTCGTGCTCAGCGCCTTCTTGCTATCGCAGCCGTTCTTGCGCGAGGCTGCTGGCGAGGCGCCAGTGAATCGCCGCAACTACTGCACTCGCCGCGCGTTGCGGATCCTGCCGCTGTACTGGGCCACCGTGTTCACCGCCAGCGTTCTGTGTGCGCCGCAACCAGTCGCCGTTCTTCGTGGTCTGCCACATTTGGCCTTCGTTGATCTCGCCCCCGGATTCGCAAACCCCCTGTGGCCCTACAGCGCAGTGTGGTGGAGTTTGAGTACCGAGGTCCAGTTCTACGTTCTGCTGCCACTGCTTCCGTACGCGGTGCGATCCCGAACGGGCCGTCTCTGGGGCGCGGCTCTCATTGTGACGTACGCAGCGGCGTATCTGGCGTTTGCCGCGCGCTATGTCACGCTTCCATCTGTCGCCCTTCAGGTGTGGTTGACGCATTCGCTGTTCGGGCGCGCCTCACTCTTTGCCCTCGGCATTGTGGCCGCCTGGTACTCCGCACGCTACGGGTTGCGCGCCCGCGAGTGGTGCGCACAACGGCCGTGGATGCGCTACGGTGGAGCCGACTTCGCTCTGTTGGCGACGCTGCTGGGGCTTGGCTGCCTGCTCGCGTGGGTGACCTCCGTCGGCTACCCGCGCGCGGAGTCCACCTACCACGTGTGGCACGCACTCGAAGGCGCGCTGTGGACGGTGTGTCTGCTGTTGCTTTTACACACGCCGGTACGACTCAAGCCACTGCTGTCAAATCCGATCTTGCGGACCGTAGGGACGTTGTCGTACTCGATCTACATGGTGCACTACCCCTTCCTGGACCTGTCCGTGAACGCCTTGCAACACTCGCGATTCGGTCCCCTGCTCGAGTGGAACACTCGAACCAGCGCCATCGCCGCATTCCTCGCGATCGGGGTCCTTGTGCTCTCAACCGCCACCTACTGCACGATCGAGCGACCGTTCCTGGTACGCAAAGCCCGCATCGACCGCTGA
- a CDS encoding SGNH/GDSL hydrolase family protein — protein sequence MLSLAGLAIAVVGIELYLRSRVPPSFAVSEATIGYVLAPQHAQTIPVVEHTNGDVVRRTNNLGLRRDSDTAVDKPPGTCRILLLGDSQTEGVVNNAETYAARLEQGERERGAANVEILNAAVSGYSPLLEYLWLRERGLRLRPDAIIVALYTGNDVAELLMRHEDFGGLGPRFAIPFLVRDGGEWHVEPPGADLGLAGGVDWWLQTRLRAYVLARRAVLGPAREVRDATARVAAECAGCLQTMWQAAMADGDPKRLDDGFAKLDYLLGQFHAIAVGLRIPLLVAVIPTKIEVEGATVAQYVEHAATILGLHYDAAAFDDAVRERMLALAAQNGLQTVDLLPALRAAADAHGRAQYWSVDWHLNPEGHQVIAEQLAPSIASLCAARLR from the coding sequence ATGCTCAGCCTCGCAGGTCTGGCGATTGCCGTCGTCGGCATCGAACTGTACCTGCGCTCGCGCGTGCCACCCAGCTTCGCCGTAAGCGAAGCCACAATTGGCTACGTGCTTGCGCCCCAACACGCGCAAACCATCCCGGTCGTGGAGCACACCAACGGCGATGTCGTGCGACGCACCAACAACCTCGGATTGCGACGCGACAGCGACACGGCAGTCGACAAACCGCCGGGCACCTGCCGCATCTTGCTACTCGGCGATTCGCAGACCGAAGGCGTCGTCAACAATGCCGAGACGTACGCGGCGCGCCTGGAGCAGGGAGAGCGGGAGCGTGGAGCGGCCAATGTGGAAATCCTCAACGCCGCGGTGAGCGGGTATTCGCCGCTGCTCGAGTATCTGTGGCTTCGCGAGCGTGGACTGCGACTGCGACCCGATGCCATCATCGTTGCGCTCTACACCGGCAACGACGTTGCCGAGCTGTTGATGCGCCACGAAGACTTCGGTGGCCTCGGCCCGCGCTTCGCTATTCCATTTTTGGTGCGCGACGGCGGCGAGTGGCATGTCGAACCACCGGGAGCCGACCTCGGCCTTGCCGGTGGCGTCGACTGGTGGCTGCAGACGCGGCTGCGCGCTTACGTCCTGGCACGTCGGGCTGTGTTGGGACCCGCGCGTGAAGTCCGCGACGCGACGGCGCGGGTGGCAGCAGAGTGTGCCGGATGTCTCCAAACAATGTGGCAAGCCGCGATGGCTGACGGCGATCCAAAGCGCCTTGACGATGGCTTTGCGAAGCTCGACTACCTACTTGGCCAGTTTCACGCGATCGCTGTCGGCCTGCGGATTCCGCTGCTGGTGGCGGTCATCCCAACCAAGATTGAAGTCGAGGGAGCCACAGTTGCTCAGTACGTCGAACACGCCGCGACGATCTTGGGATTGCACTACGACGCCGCGGCGTTCGACGACGCCGTGCGCGAACGGATGCTGGCACTCGCTGCGCAAAACGGGCTTCAGACGGTCGATCTGTTACCGGCGTTGCGGGCCGCGGCCGACGCTCATGGTCGCGCGCAGTATTGGAGCGTTGACTGGCACCTGAACCCCGAGGGGCACCAAGTGATCGCCGAACAGTTAGCCCCCTCAATTGCGAGCCTCTGCGCTGCGCGGCTGCGCTGA